The DNA window ACCCCTGAGAGGCGCGGGAGGCCGGTTTGTGCTGTGCGTCCCCCCCCAGCCGGAGGAGGGATTGGGCGGGCGGGGTGCAGCGGGGTGACGGCCGTCCCGCTCCTCCCCAGACCCGTGGCTACCAGGTGAGCCTGTCCCGCAAGCCCCCGCGCAGGATCGACGTCGCCTGCGTCAGCTTCGACCTGTACAAGACCCACCCGAAGGACCCGGGCTGCCTCAACGTCAAAGCCACCCTGTATGGCACCTACAGCATGTCCTATGACCTGCGCTGCTACGGGGCCCGGCGCCTGGTGAAGTGagtgcagaggggctggggacaccctggggacagggagggacactGCCCAGCCCTCCCGTGGCACGCTGACCCctttctccctgcccagggaagccCTGCGCTGGGGGCTGTTCACCATGCAGGCCACGGGCCACGTCCTGCTGGGCACCTCGTGCTAcatgcagcagctcctggatgcCACCgaggaggagcagaaggaaggggagaagagCTCTCCCCTGAGAGCTGAAGGGCTGCCCCTTCAGaacctcctgccctgcagcctccccGCCCTGCCCTACAAGAAGATGTTGCAGTGAGGGCTGGCTGGCCTGgcctgtcccctctgctgccccCCGCAACCCTCGGGGGTCCCAGCACCTCGCTAGGTCAATGCCTGGGCAGAGGCTGCCAcagtgcctggcacagcctctcTTCGCACTCCGCTGGCTGAGTGTGGCCAAATCTGCTCTGGAATAGCTGCTGctctgtaaatatatttatttaagtaAAGTTCTCCTGAGTTCAGCTGCGTTTTGTGTCATCTTTGCCGGG is part of the Hirundo rustica isolate bHirRus1 chromosome 11, bHirRus1.pri.v3, whole genome shotgun sequence genome and encodes:
- the LOC120757809 gene encoding lipid transferase CIDEC-like, which encodes MDYAKSLSQRLAAPVSKCVSASASMTQQLLAGPAPTPRPFRVCNCDRSLRKGVMAPSLAELLRQAESALALPAPIVLVLDEDGTAVETESFFRTLEEGTALMALSKGQAWTAPKTRGYQVSLSRKPPRRIDVACVSFDLYKTHPKDPGCLNVKATLYGTYSMSYDLRCYGARRLVKEALRWGLFTMQATGHVLLGTSCYMQQLLDATEEEQKEGEKSSPLRAEGLPLQNLLPCSLPALPYKKMLQ